Proteins from a single region of Carassius gibelio isolate Cgi1373 ecotype wild population from Czech Republic chromosome B15, carGib1.2-hapl.c, whole genome shotgun sequence:
- the tmem199 gene encoding transmembrane protein 199, with translation MTSSFKIGARFQEKARDLLEDVSAVSEELKEELKALTDQSIVPFKTVRKLHKLLRENGHPVYLHELFEDSTLHLPEVIPAPRNPQLVARLEKIKAKLANEEYKRITRNVNPQEMNNHGTLADFGRQVRSVKAVVVTVFNFLVTVVAAFACSYLGSQYIFTETTARVIAAVIAASVVGLAELYVLVRTMEGELGEP, from the exons ATGACTTCTTCGTTTAAAATCGGAGCGAGATTTCAGGAGAAGGCGAGAGATTTGCTGGAGGATGTATCCGCCGTTTCAGAAGAGCTGAAGGAAGAACTGAAGGCTCTGACAGATCAGTCCATCGTACCATTCAAGACTGTGAGAAAACTACACAAGCTTCTTCGAGAAAATG GACATCCAGTGTATCTTCATGAACTGTTTGAGGACAGCACACTTCATCTTCCAGAAGTCATCCCAGCTCCAAGG AACCCCCAGTTGGTGGCTCGCTTAgaaaaaattaaagcaaaactCGCCAATGAGGAATATAAGAGAATAACACGGAATGTAAATCCACAG GAAATGAATAATCATGGAACTTTAGCAGATTTTGGACGACAAG TGCGTTCCGTGAAGGCAGTTGTTGTTACTGTATTCAACTTCCTGGTAACTGTAGTTGCAGCATTTGCCTGCTCATACCTGGGCAGCCAGTATATCTTCACTGAGACAACAGCG AGAGTTATAGCTGCAGTGATTGCAGCTTCTGTTGTCGGTCTTGCTGAGCTTTATGTTCTGGTTCGGACTATGGAGGGAGAACTTGGAGAGCCCTGA